The Onychomys torridus unplaced genomic scaffold, mOncTor1.1, whole genome shotgun sequence sequence GTAATAGGGTACTATATAATGTATTAAATTGAGTACAGGTGATTTGGAAAGGATACTTAAAGGTCAGAAATTATTGAAGACTTCATTACATAATATTGTGTTTGTAAAGCTTAATTCTTTCTTGTAAATATGATCCTGATTTGTTATTTTCAAAAGTCTTATGGTGTACATGTTTAGCTTTAAATACACTTAGGTATGctttattatatacataaatataagttAAAGGTACATTGTTTGAAGAAATTTTCTagcatttcattttgaaatttattaaataatcaTTATAAATGAATATACAAACACTCAGAGTCCAAGATAATACTTCAAATATATGTTTGGAAGCACACATTTGTTTATAGTATCTATGTGTTACTGAAAATACAGCCACATATTTATAAATCCCTTTCTGTAATGTCTCTATCACAGTCTTGATCTGGCAGCAGCTACACTGTCCCATGGCTTTCCTGGAGGATGGGAACCACACTGCAGTGACAGAGTTCATTTTATTGGGCTTAACAAATGACCCAGTCCTTAGAGTCATCCTCTTCATTATCATCCTGTGCATCTACCTGGTGACTGTGTGTGGGAACCTCAGCACCATCCTTCTCATCAGAGTCTCTTCTCAGCTCCATCAccccatgtatttttttctcagccaCTTAGCTTCTGTTGACATAGGCATCTCATCTTCTGTCACTCCCAATATGCTTGTCAATTTCCTGGTCGAGAGAAATACTATCTCCTACCTTGGGTGTGCCATTCAGCTTGGCTCAGCTATTTTCTTTGGATCAACTGAGGCCTTCATTCTGGCCACCATGGCTTATGATCGCTTTGTGGCAATTTGCAACCCACTGCTATATTCAACCAAAATGTCCACACAAGTCTGTGTCCAGTTGCTTGTAGGATCATATATTGGTGGTTTTCTTAATGCTTCCTTCTTCAccaattccttcttttcttttctcttctgtggaCCAAATAGAATCAATCACTTTTTCTGTGACTTTACTCCTTTAGTTGAACTCTCCTGTTCTGATGACAGTGTCCTCATAGGTCTTGATTCATTTTCTGCTGGCTCCATCATTGTGATCACAGTGTTTGCCATAGCCATTTCCTACACCTACATCCTCGTCACCATCCTGAAGATGCACTCCACTAAGGGTCGACAGAAAGCCATCTCCACCTGCACCTCCCACCTCACTGCAGTCACTCTCTTCTATGGGACTGTCACATTCATTTATGTGATGCCCAAGTCCAGCTACTCCACAGACCAGAACAAGGTGGTATCTGTGTTCTACATGGTGCTGATCCCCATGATGAACCCCCTCATCTACAACCTCAGGAATAATGAGATTAAGGGCGCTCTGAAGAGACAGCttggtaagaaaatattttcctagagATATCTCTAATCTGTTATTTTGTCACATGCTATGTTGTAATGATATATCATTGATATCGTATTAAAAGGAAACTGGGTATTGATAGTTGAAATATGTGTTATGGAATACAACCAAACTTCAAGTTTGGTAGTAAATGCACAGGTTAAGTATTCATACATCAGGAAGTAAATCACATGTTCATAGTAAGTTACACATTTCATGTATgatcaaaaatatttcaaaaaaattagATGTTGAAACTATTTTTCAATtgtttcaatttatattttaaagtaattccaTGCTACACAGAAATTGCGGAGTCCATAATTTTTTagtctgtttccattttcaaTAACAGTTACCTTTAATTGTATATAGTAATTATAGTTAGAAGAAACACATTTAGAGAAAAAATGACAAGGTACAGCAAACAAAATTGTTAGAGGTGTTTTCATTGCAGTAGAATAATGTATTTTGATGGGACTTTCACACTCATAGCTATTGGATATGTGCTCCAGTCCTCTGATGCCAAAATTAAGAGGAGTGTCTGATGGTGGGGTGAGATATTGCTGGCTAATAAGCTGgcctaagaaacatttttttttaattatgagagTGGAATCCAGAGCCTGGCAGAATCAATGTAATCTAACTGTAAACCATAGCCCCAACTTCACTGAGAATCTTTCTTCATCTCTATAAGATAATAAAgaccatatttatttttctctcccaacTTATTTCCTTACACTAAAGGACCCCATTATTGAATCATGTAATTTCTGTAGGAACACAAGAGTatcttctttctccccttctctgttGTTCTACATTGCCAGAAAGTTTGTAGATTTAGCACCAACATTGATATACTACTATTCATGGCCAGTGTCTCTATTTCAGGCTGTCCTCTTTTACAATGAAGAGTGCCAATAAGATGTCTAATTTACTGTATCACCTTGACTGTGATGTGGTCCCCAGATGTTTGCCACAATACTAATGCATATACAACTTGCATTGCATGGAGAGGTAATTAGTATCTACCACTCACTGAGTAAAGGTTATTTCTCAATGTCAACAGTTTTTACTGATCAGTGCAAGGCTTAAATAAGAGGGCCTGTAGAGAAGAGTCTTCTACCTCCAGCATGGCTTTGGTCTCCAACATATAGCACTAAATCCTGCTGGTATATTCCAGTTCTTCACCATCCTTATGGATTTTAAATGATCAGTCATGTAATTTCATgagaaaattacacacacacacacacacacacacacacacacacacacacacacacacacacacatacacacgaaagCACACTCCTCTGCCTTTCCATCTCCATACTTCTCCTTGTGTATGTGAATTTTATGAGgcaattccatttaaaaaaatctgtcatgAGAGATGCTGTGTGTGAGTATATCTATGTACACatctatatacatgcacatatatgtgtctatatgcatatataggcTTGTTTCTTTGGGGAAGTCTATCTGATACCATTGCTCATTAACTTTGGATTTTTATGTCTCAAATTCTAATTCAGTTTATGTATATTATCAGCAACCATGAAGTTAAATAAACTGTGTTATTTTGTAAGCTTCCAAACTGTCGGATTGGGCTATTTGTTTTCCTGAttcttgtatttttaattctttgtatattcttgtTATTAATCCTCTATCAAATGTATAGTTAACAAAGATTTTTGTCCTACTTTCTGCACATGACTGTtggttttctttgctgtgtaGAGAATCTTTTTAGCTTTATAATGtcctactttgttttttttttttaaagatttatttatttattatatatacagtattctgtctgcacatatccccacaggccagaagagggcgccagatctcattacagatggtggtaagccaccatgtggttgctggaaattgaactcaggacctttggaagagcaagcagcgctcttaaactctgagccatctctccagccctataatgTCCTACTTTCAATTACTGGCATTAATTCATAGAAAAATGGAGTCCTATCTGGAAAGTCATTACCTGTACCTATGTCTTGCAGAGgactgtttgtattttcttccagaagtttcagagttttaggtCTTACATTCAGGTTTTTGGttcatttatagtttatttttgcATTGGTGGTAGATATTGGTTTAATTTCATTCCTCTGCATGTAGACATTCATTAttcccagcactatttgttgaagattctgtcttttctccagtgtgtgttttgGCAGCTTTGTCAAAGATCTacattaattctttctttttttctttttcttgtgttttattatatttgtgttttaatttcatacatcagccatgggttcccctgtcctcctcgcTCTCGCTACCAaccccaccctcctctccttcccctcccctccattcccattccctccagggccaagactcccctggggattcattcaaacctggtggattcagtacaggcaggtccagtcctctgcccccagactgagcaaagtgtaagcccaaggttccaaacagccagctcatgcaccaaggacaggtcccagtcccacagcctggatgcctcccaaacagtccaagccactcaactgtctcacttatccagaggtccttatccagctgggggctccacagcccccggttcacaattcatgtgcttccattcgtctggccatTCGtacccgtgctttttccaatcctgggctcaacaattcccacagtccctcctccttctctacaaCTGGAcacccggagctccacctggggcctagcccaggatctctgcatccacttccatcagtcactgcatgagagttccagtccaactgtcagggtgtttggccacctgatcaccagactaggtcagatcaggcttactttcaaccattgccagcagtctacagaggatgcatcactgtggacctcagggggcctccccagcactctgcccactctgttctcatgtggtcctcatccatcatgatctgccattccttgttctccctttctgttcctgatccagctgggatctcctgctcccccaagcctcccttccctcaaaccttgcccttcattactcccactgtcgtccaggttgttcatgtagatctcatccatttctctgtcattgggtgatccctgtgtctttcctagggtcccgttttctaggtagcctccctggagttgtgtagcagtctagtcatctttgttttacatgtaatatcctcctatgagtgagtacataccatgtttgtccttctgagtctgggttacctcactcaggatgactttttctagatccatccatttgcctgcaaacctcatgatgtcattgtttttctctgctgagtagtactccattgtgtatatgtaccatattttctttatccattcttcagttgaagggcatctaggttgtttctaggttctggctattacaaacaatgctgatacaaacatagctgagcaaatgcccttgtggtatgattgagcattccttggttatatgcccaagagtgctacagctgggtcttgagggagatggattcccaattttctaaggaagcgccatattgatttccaaagtggctttacaaacttgcactcccaccagcagtgccagagagttccccttgctccacatcctctccagcataagctgtcctctgtgtttttgatcttagtcattctgacaggtataaggtggtatctcagagtcattttgatttgcatttcccagataattagggatgttgagcaattccttaaatgtctttcagccatttgaacttcctctgttgagaattctctgtttagttccatagcccatttcttaattagactgttgggcattttgatgtctaatttcttgagttctttatatattctggatatcagccctctgcaGATCTACATTAATTCTTATGTCCAGGTTGCTTTTAATTTCTCATGATTCTTTTTCTGaatatgcaaacacatacaaatgaacTATATGAATTAATCACTTGCTATTATTTCAAAACCTTAAACTTCGCCATATTCTTTGCTACCTTAAGACCATTCCTTCTCACACACAATACTACTACCCACAGTGCCCTTTTCCCTTCATATTGGTGACATTCTGATTAGTTTGTATTATCTACCAACCTGTCCATTGTTGAGTATTTCCAGGAAGATTGTTTCAAACTCCACACTAAACCAAGGATACCATTACATGATAATAAACCCTCCTAATCCTCAGTGTGCTTGCTTTTGCATATTCATGTCTTGTTTTTGCACAGTAAAATTTTGTATTGATAGTTAAAATAATGTTCTCTTCCCCTATTCTCCAAATTTCACATAATTGTAGGATCCTATTAGGCTTTAATGAACTTTAGttgaagtaaatgaaaaaaattaaatatctaaatgaagaaatgaaattttgcTATGTCTAATTCATAGACTCGGTAGGGTCTGAATATTTAACAGAAGGTGTAAAAAAGCATTGCAATGTAAGGGAAAGTTCAGGGTCAAGGAAGTCCTCTTAATATCTTCCATCCTTAAGGCACATTCTTTGAAGATgagtaaaaggagaaaacagttGAGATATTTTGCCACTATGGAGCTTGGTTTCCTGATATTTCTTTCAAGAAACTCTCTGTTTCAGGGAAAATGCAGGACTTCAACACTGAATGTAGTCAGTTGCTTTGTATTAGACTAactttatgaaagaaaataaaagagaagcagGATACagatttttatgaaatataaaaataaattgccagagtttttattaaataagatcATCTATTGGAAGGGCATTTATACAACCATAGGAGTTGGATtattgtcctgttctctgactctcAAAttcttggttgtgagcctagcctttaacggctgagctatccctccagccctctctgaCTTTCATATTAGCTACTTGTTTGGGGTGTGTTCCACATTGAGATTCACCTGAGGTCTGTGATGCCTAGTAAAAAATTTATTCTATATGGTACAGATTGAGCatagtgttttttgttgttgtttctgtatttgtaatccattttttaaaattatatttctgttttcattttacatatcagccatgggttcccctgtcctcccacctcccacaccatccccatcttccccccaaccccttccctccattcccatctcctccagggccaagtcttccctggggattcagctcaacctggtagattcagtacaggcaggtccagtcccctccttccaggcggggcaaagtatccctgcataagcccaaggttccaaacagccagctcatgtactgaCAGGttctagtcccactgcctgggggcctcccacacagttcaaactattcaattctctcacttgtccagagggcctgatccagttgggggctccacagcttttggttcacaattcatgtgtttccattagtttggctatttgtccctgtgcttttaacaattttggtctcaacaattcacactcttacagtccctcctcttcctcaacaaTTGGcatcttggagctccacctggggcctgtccaAGGATATCTGCATcgacttccattagttattggatgagagttacagcatgacagttagggtgtttggccacctgatcaccagactaggtcagttcaggctttctcttgacattgccagtagtctacagtggaggtatcattgtggatttctggggacctctctagcactttgcttctttctgttctcttgtggtcttcatttatcttggtctgctattccttgttctcccttgctgttcttgatccacctgggatctcctgttcccctaagctctctttccctcgaaccttgcctttcattactcccactgtcatccaggttgttcatgtagatctcatccatttctctgtcattgggcaatccctgtgtctttcttagggtcctgtttctttaggtagcctccctgaagttgtgagtagcagtctagtcgtctTTGTTTTCATACCACatgggcacttgctcagctatgttcatatcagcattgtttgtaataaccagaacctggaaacaacctagatgcccttcaactgtagaatggataaagaaaatatggtacatatacacaatggtgtactactcagcagagaaaaacaattacatcatgaggtttgcaggcaaatggatggatctagaaaaagtcaacctgagtgaggtaacccagactcagaaagacaaacatggtatgttctcactcatagtaggatactagatgtagagCATAGTGCTTTTTGTGCGCATGTGTTATAACCATCCCACAGAATGtcaatttatgtatatatgatagTAATTAACACTTTTATTTATACTTCTCTGCACTCTCTTTTACTCCCAGTTCATTCCCTTCCTGTAATAAACTGCATCATCTACTCACTGTGTTGATTCACAAGCCTGAGAGCAGAACAAAGGCTTTGCACATTCTGGTCAGCATGATCCTACCACTCTACTGCCTCTTCACTCACCAAATATTCAAACTGACccttttcacattttctttataataaattgGGCCATTAATTGTTTTAATATTATCTATGGACCAGACTAGGATGTGGTGACCACATGATTGGTTCAACGTGAGTGTTTACTATTTGTTGACTAAAACACAGAATTCTTCACAATCTTGATGGTCCTAGTCCAATCATCCAAAGGCTTTTATGACTGAGATCTTCAAGAGGACTTTTGACCCTATTCTGTCTTTAGGCCCTAGGAtaataaaatctctctctctctctgtctgtctctctgtctctctgtctctctgtctctctctctctctctctctctctctctctctgtctctcttacacacacacatacacacacacacacacacacacacacacacacacgtacgtattTTTGGTGCTACATCTTTACAGCTCCCATTCTACCTCTctttatgtctatgtatgtaaATTTGAGGCACAATTATGTCAAATATTTCTTGAGACATTTTTTGAATGTGTGTAAATTTGAGTGTAGctatgtgtgttcgtgtgtgtgtgtgtgtgtgtgtgtgtgtgtgtgtgttctctttatATGGGAAAGCTTACTGCTACTCTAAAAAGCTTTCCTCTTCTGTCATTACTCTCTTCCAATTTATTCTCCATGTATCAGCCATAGTCATAAGcctaaagaaattattttctctctcaaaGCCTCCAATGATCTACATATGTGCTATGTCTTTTAAATTGCTGAACTGCCATATTGGTGTTTATACTAATCATCAGCTAGACAGGATCTAGAATCTTCTATGAGGTAAACTTCTGAGCATATCTATGAAGGAGTTTTTAGATTGAGTAAGTTGAGATGGAAGACACAATCTAAATATTAGACACTATTCCAGGGCCCACACTAAGTTGACTACAGTAACATAGTATGTCTTTAATACATAGTTTACTGCTTTTCACATATTATGACTTGTTTTCCCACAATACTGACTATTTCTTTTAGGTCCTTAagatgtctttctgtttctttccacaCACTTATAGGAATTctgtaaatttaaataaataataagcctCAATGTATGAAAAAAGTTAATTCAAGAGAAAAGacactttctctctctgaaaTCATTGATTTTGCTGGTTGTGGATATGTTACTGAGCATGTAAACAGTCTCTACAGACTAAAGAAAAGGTCATGGTCATAAACATTTGCTATCCTTTAAGGCTCTCTCCTCGAGAATAGGAATGATTAGATTTGTAGAAATATCCAACCCAAGGAGACTGTTTTAACACATTTCTCTTAGTAAGTTCCTTCCATCCTAAATATGGAGACTTCCACCTCTGAACTGCCATGCTGGATTGTATTTGACTAATCTTCtgtataaatgaatagaaaaattggGATACACACTTTTGGTGcacattattttttaactattagGACTATTATAAAGGGAAGGCCATGAACTGCTTGGGTACCACAGGACTAGAGGGATAACACAGCAGCGAGTCTCTTGagtttcatgttttcatttactGAATATAAtgtggagcttccaccagaactCCAGACAGTCACAGATAAGAAGCTGTAAGTCTGAGCTCCTTAATGAAGAAACAGTTAAACATTGTCCTTGATCCAACAGAAGTTCCTTGGGTAAGACTTGCCATAAATCATACAAACACAACTGAAAGAGTAACACCCCCCTATTCTCCACTTTCAGTGGTTCTATGGGGTGGAGAGCTGATTCACCCTATTGTTGTacgtattattttaagatgtgttacacttttatttatgctgtggaacatttgtttaatgatgcaaagatgtgttgcattcttttatgttttgtttaactctgtaaagctgtgctactttgcctgtctaaaacacctgattagtctaataaagagctgaacagccaatagtgaagcaagagaaaagatagacaggactggaaggcagagagaataaacaggaggagaaatctggaaggagatggtgaagtgaggaaagaaagggccagccacccagccacccagccatctaGCCACCCAGTcaaacacagaataagaaggaaagaaaagaaacacagaaatagagaaaagtaaaagcccagaggtaaaaggtagataggataattcaagttaagaaaagctagctataAATAAGCCTATCTAGATAATTTAAGTTTAAAGCTGGCTAGacacaagccaagctaaggttgagCACTCATAAGTAAGAATGagactccatgtgtgatttattagggagcagcccccccaaaaaaagcaaaaggagtaaaaaacaaccaTCTACATCAtattctcctttctgctttctctgcctgGGCCTGCAATTATGCTGGGGAAATGAGCCCCCCTGTCATCCTGAATCCTAGTAAGATGGAgtgttgtttagatttttttttttttttggcaacatGAAACCAGTTAGAGTTATCTTGGAAGAGGAGACAGCAGTTgaaaaaaatgcttccatcaaAATGGCCTGTGGGTATTTCTGTAAGGTATTTCTTGCTTAATGATTTATGTGAAAAAACCCCAGCTCACTGTGGTTGATGCCACTCCCAGACAGGTGGTCAAGTGTagtataagaaggcaggctgagcaagcttgAAAAGTAATCCAGTAAGCACTATTCATCCATGACCTTGCTTAAGTTCAGCTCCCAGGTTCCATCTTTGAGTTCCTAATTCAGTGATTAACTGTGACatgaaagtataagccaaataaatcctttcctatCCAAGTTAGGTTTTGGTCAGTGTGTTACCACAGCAACTGTTGCTACAAAAAGAGAGAACAATGACAGCATGATGATGAACCAGCAGTAAAAGAAATTCTGTGTGAAACATCCCAACATtgatggaaaaaatgaaaaccaatgtTCTGTAACACAGTGACCAGGTGGAGCAGTACAGTTAATAACATTCAATAGAAAACTAAGATAAAACAGAAGCCAACCCTGTGATTAACCTCCAGGTCCTTGTAGTAACAGATTCAGGAGGATGTGAATAACTTTTGGTTAATGAAACCCCAAAGCAAGCCATATTCAGGTTAAACTTTTGAAATTAAAGACAAAGCTATATTGAGGTAGCCAAAGACAAAGGACTTATCATTTAGAGTGTAAAATTAGTCTAAAATGTGGTTTCTCTGGGataaggggtgggaggagggaattggaagagaggagggaggagaaattacagctgggatgtaaaataacttttttaaaaataaagaagatggtTTCTAATCTGATAACCATGAAGTCAAAATGAGGGGTAtagcattttcctttcctttgttacTCTTAGTTGTTTTATTCTattatacatctctctctctttctctctctctctctctctctctctctgtctctctctctctgtctgtgtgtgtgtgtgtgttgtgtgtgtgtgtgtgtgtgtgtgtgtgtgcctatgtctgtgtctgtgtctgtgtctatggaGAGTTGGATGTACAACACATATAGATGTTAGAGGACAACATTCCAGGAGACTGTTCTCTTTCCAACTTGTTTTGAGGCACCGTATATCTTATTTCTTTCCTATTGTATACATCATCCAGGTTAGCTGGAATCAAGCTTCCAGAAAATTCTCTACTCTCACTGGAAATACAGATGTACACTATCACAATAAGCCTTTTATGTGGGTTTGGAGGAGTGAGATTGGGTTCTCAGATTtaagtggcaagcacttttacctactgagccatcttaggATCCATGATCTCTTCAGTACTAGTAAAAAGTTGTTTTGTCACACCATGGATTTTCTTTCCAGGACAACCTTTCCCCAAAGTTGAATATcctcattttaatgtatttttctccCCATTCTTCCTAGCTGAgtaagagggactggagagatggctcactatgtgtacttttttgaaaaataaatgattcaGCCCTGTACTGTCACAAATATACATCAGATATACAAGTATAATGACATGGGTTAGAGGTAAAAAAGGAAATAGTGTCACTGTAaacattaattaaagaaaaataagagttgCCAAATGAATACTTGATAGTGTAGAGCTCAGAACAAAGAAGAATAAGTATGTATATAGAAAAGTGTTATATAATGATAAAGCTTTTGAATGGCAAAACTAAGAGTTGGAGAAGACATTATATGTTGCCAAAGATGAAGGAAAGAATTGGGAATGGAGGGAGATCCTGTCATTATAACTGACAGCATGAGCAATCCTCATGGTGGTGGGTATGGTCTGTGTCTAGACAGTACCTCTATTCTGTGTCACTATACTGGTTGTGACATTGTCCTAGGTGTGGAGAAATGCAACCAAGTACACATAAGATCTCTGTGGTATTATCTCCCACTATTGCATGTAAACTTCCTGctaatcaaaaatataaaactaaattaaaaaataaatatggtatCATGTAGATAcataaaaaacacttttttttccagaaagcaTTTGAGTTTGAGCTAGAAGTCTTTCCACTGCACTGTAGCCTTGTTTGCTCCTCACATTTCCAATGCTGTTAGAGGACTGTTTATCACTCCATGAAGTTTTCATCTAAAAAGTTGATGCAGGCAAAGCTTAGTTGATTTGTGCTAGTAGATAACATGTATTTATGTTAACATGTGTATCTGCAATTTTGAGTCCTGATGGATTTTCAGTAGAATTTTAACAAACAAGATAGCTACTCACGGGGTCATATCCCATAAGACACCATTTCTCATAAAACATAGCCTTGCTTTACATTGGCAGTTCCCTGTTGTTTGTCCTTAAGGAACAGACACTGACAGGAGataactttctttttctgttaataTAGGGatgttt is a genomic window containing:
- the LOC118576380 gene encoding olfactory receptor 510-like — encoded protein: MAFLEDGNHTAVTEFILLGLTNDPVLRVILFIIILCIYLVTVCGNLSTILLIRVSSQLHHPMYFFLSHLASVDIGISSSVTPNMLVNFLVERNTISYLGCAIQLGSAIFFGSTEAFILATMAYDRFVAICNPLLYSTKMSTQVCVQLLVGSYIGGFLNASFFTNSFFSFLFCGPNRINHFFCDFTPLVELSCSDDSVLIGLDSFSAGSIIVITVFAIAISYTYILVTILKMHSTKGRQKAISTCTSHLTAVTLFYGTVTFIYVMPKSSYSTDQNKVVSVFYMVLIPMMNPLIYNLRNNEIKGALKRQLGKKIFS